Proteins encoded within one genomic window of Brienomyrus brachyistius isolate T26 chromosome 22, BBRACH_0.4, whole genome shotgun sequence:
- the LOC125717661 gene encoding 7-methylguanosine phosphate-specific 5'-nucleotidase-like isoform X3 — MIAEMGKPSVPRREHRVEEVIEPVAPAGNNDLQISQLYKSSVRMKDPRRVVEIIESMRLAGSSTLQVISDFDMTLTRFACNGTRCPTCHNILDNSALISGDCKKMLRELLDKYYPIEFDASLTVEEKVPHMVDWWTKAHKLLIEQKIQKDLLARAVKDSNAMLRDDYKLFFDHLLEDDIPLVIFSAGIGDVLEEVIRQAGVFHSNIMVFSNYMDFDAMGTLQAFKGKLIHTFNKNGLTLVESSHFPRLRDRHNVLLLGDSLGDLNMVDGLPDTDNILKIGFLNDKVEEWREPYMNSYDIVLEKDETMDVPNAILNYITGHQ; from the exons ATG ATCGCTGAGATGGGCAAGCCCTCGGTGCCAAGGAGAGAGCACAGGGTGGAGGAGGTCATCGAGCCGGTGGCCCCGGCCGGGAACAACGATTTGCAG ATCTCTCAGCTGTACAAGTCCTCAGTGCGGATGAAAGACCCTCGCAGAGTGGTGGAGATCATTGAGTCCATGCGACTCGCTGGGAGTAGCACTTTACAG GTAATTTCAGACTTTGACATGACCCTCACTAGGTTTGCATGCAATGGAACACGATGTCCCACCTGTCACA ATATCCTGGACAACAGCGCGCTCATCAGTGGAGATTGTAAAAAAATG CTGAGAGAGCTGCTGGACAAGTATTATCCAATAGAGTTTGATGCATCACTTACAGTGGAGGAAAAGGTGCCGCACATGGTGGATTG gtggaCCAAAGCCCACAAACTGCTAATCGAACAGAAGATACAGAAGGACTTGCTAGCCAGAGCCGTAAAGGATTCCAATGCCATGCTCAG GGATGACTATAAGTTGTTCTTTGACCACCTGCTGGAGGATGACATCCCCCTGGTGATCTTCTCTGCTGGGATTGGAGATGTCCTTGAAGAAGTCATCAGGCAGGCTGGTGTCTTTCACTCCAACATCATGGTGTTCTCCAACTACATGGACTTTGATGCGATG GGCACCCTGCAGGCCTTCAAAGGGAAGCTGATCCACACCTTCAACAAGAACGGGCTCACGCTGGTCGAGTCGAGCCACTTCCCGAGGCTGCGTGACCGACACAATGTACTGCTGCTGGGGGACTCTCTGGGGGACCTCAACATGGTCGACGGGCTGCCGGACACGGACAATATCCTGAAGATTGGCTTCCTCAATGATAAA GTGGAGGAATGGAGGGAGCCCTACATGAACAGTTACGACATAGTGCTGGAGAAGGACGAGACCATGGATGTGCCCAACGCCATATTGAATTACATCACAGGTCACCAGTGA
- the LOC125717661 gene encoding 7-methylguanosine phosphate-specific 5'-nucleotidase-like isoform X2: MTIAEMGKPSVPRREHRVEEVIEPVAPAGNNDLQISQLYKSSVRMKDPRRVVEIIESMRLAGSSTLQVISDFDMTLTRFACNGTRCPTCHNILDNSALISGDCKKMLRELLDKYYPIEFDASLTVEEKVPHMVDWWTKAHKLLIEQKIQKDLLARAVKDSNAMLRDDYKLFFDHLLEDDIPLVIFSAGIGDVLEEVIRQAGVFHSNIMVFSNYMDFDAMGTLQAFKGKLIHTFNKNGLTLVESSHFPRLRDRHNVLLLGDSLGDLNMVDGLPDTDNILKIGFLNDKVEEWREPYMNSYDIVLEKDETMDVPNAILNYITGHQ; the protein is encoded by the exons ATGACG ATCGCTGAGATGGGCAAGCCCTCGGTGCCAAGGAGAGAGCACAGGGTGGAGGAGGTCATCGAGCCGGTGGCCCCGGCCGGGAACAACGATTTGCAG ATCTCTCAGCTGTACAAGTCCTCAGTGCGGATGAAAGACCCTCGCAGAGTGGTGGAGATCATTGAGTCCATGCGACTCGCTGGGAGTAGCACTTTACAG GTAATTTCAGACTTTGACATGACCCTCACTAGGTTTGCATGCAATGGAACACGATGTCCCACCTGTCACA ATATCCTGGACAACAGCGCGCTCATCAGTGGAGATTGTAAAAAAATG CTGAGAGAGCTGCTGGACAAGTATTATCCAATAGAGTTTGATGCATCACTTACAGTGGAGGAAAAGGTGCCGCACATGGTGGATTG gtggaCCAAAGCCCACAAACTGCTAATCGAACAGAAGATACAGAAGGACTTGCTAGCCAGAGCCGTAAAGGATTCCAATGCCATGCTCAG GGATGACTATAAGTTGTTCTTTGACCACCTGCTGGAGGATGACATCCCCCTGGTGATCTTCTCTGCTGGGATTGGAGATGTCCTTGAAGAAGTCATCAGGCAGGCTGGTGTCTTTCACTCCAACATCATGGTGTTCTCCAACTACATGGACTTTGATGCGATG GGCACCCTGCAGGCCTTCAAAGGGAAGCTGATCCACACCTTCAACAAGAACGGGCTCACGCTGGTCGAGTCGAGCCACTTCCCGAGGCTGCGTGACCGACACAATGTACTGCTGCTGGGGGACTCTCTGGGGGACCTCAACATGGTCGACGGGCTGCCGGACACGGACAATATCCTGAAGATTGGCTTCCTCAATGATAAA GTGGAGGAATGGAGGGAGCCCTACATGAACAGTTACGACATAGTGCTGGAGAAGGACGAGACCATGGATGTGCCCAACGCCATATTGAATTACATCACAGGTCACCAGTGA
- the LOC125717661 gene encoding 7-methylguanosine phosphate-specific 5'-nucleotidase-like isoform X1 — protein MCKIYMLTSLSEVSLFSVLQIAEMGKPSVPRREHRVEEVIEPVAPAGNNDLQISQLYKSSVRMKDPRRVVEIIESMRLAGSSTLQVISDFDMTLTRFACNGTRCPTCHNILDNSALISGDCKKMLRELLDKYYPIEFDASLTVEEKVPHMVDWWTKAHKLLIEQKIQKDLLARAVKDSNAMLRDDYKLFFDHLLEDDIPLVIFSAGIGDVLEEVIRQAGVFHSNIMVFSNYMDFDAMGTLQAFKGKLIHTFNKNGLTLVESSHFPRLRDRHNVLLLGDSLGDLNMVDGLPDTDNILKIGFLNDKVEEWREPYMNSYDIVLEKDETMDVPNAILNYITGHQ, from the exons ATGTGTAAGATATATATGTTAACAAGTCTGAGTGAAGTTTCACTTTTTTCCGTACTGCAGATCGCTGAGATGGGCAAGCCCTCGGTGCCAAGGAGAGAGCACAGGGTGGAGGAGGTCATCGAGCCGGTGGCCCCGGCCGGGAACAACGATTTGCAG ATCTCTCAGCTGTACAAGTCCTCAGTGCGGATGAAAGACCCTCGCAGAGTGGTGGAGATCATTGAGTCCATGCGACTCGCTGGGAGTAGCACTTTACAG GTAATTTCAGACTTTGACATGACCCTCACTAGGTTTGCATGCAATGGAACACGATGTCCCACCTGTCACA ATATCCTGGACAACAGCGCGCTCATCAGTGGAGATTGTAAAAAAATG CTGAGAGAGCTGCTGGACAAGTATTATCCAATAGAGTTTGATGCATCACTTACAGTGGAGGAAAAGGTGCCGCACATGGTGGATTG gtggaCCAAAGCCCACAAACTGCTAATCGAACAGAAGATACAGAAGGACTTGCTAGCCAGAGCCGTAAAGGATTCCAATGCCATGCTCAG GGATGACTATAAGTTGTTCTTTGACCACCTGCTGGAGGATGACATCCCCCTGGTGATCTTCTCTGCTGGGATTGGAGATGTCCTTGAAGAAGTCATCAGGCAGGCTGGTGTCTTTCACTCCAACATCATGGTGTTCTCCAACTACATGGACTTTGATGCGATG GGCACCCTGCAGGCCTTCAAAGGGAAGCTGATCCACACCTTCAACAAGAACGGGCTCACGCTGGTCGAGTCGAGCCACTTCCCGAGGCTGCGTGACCGACACAATGTACTGCTGCTGGGGGACTCTCTGGGGGACCTCAACATGGTCGACGGGCTGCCGGACACGGACAATATCCTGAAGATTGGCTTCCTCAATGATAAA GTGGAGGAATGGAGGGAGCCCTACATGAACAGTTACGACATAGTGCTGGAGAAGGACGAGACCATGGATGTGCCCAACGCCATATTGAATTACATCACAGGTCACCAGTGA
- the LOC125717661 gene encoding 7-methylguanosine phosphate-specific 5'-nucleotidase-like isoform X4, with protein MGKPSVPRREHRVEEVIEPVAPAGNNDLQISQLYKSSVRMKDPRRVVEIIESMRLAGSSTLQVISDFDMTLTRFACNGTRCPTCHNILDNSALISGDCKKMLRELLDKYYPIEFDASLTVEEKVPHMVDWWTKAHKLLIEQKIQKDLLARAVKDSNAMLRDDYKLFFDHLLEDDIPLVIFSAGIGDVLEEVIRQAGVFHSNIMVFSNYMDFDAMGTLQAFKGKLIHTFNKNGLTLVESSHFPRLRDRHNVLLLGDSLGDLNMVDGLPDTDNILKIGFLNDKVEEWREPYMNSYDIVLEKDETMDVPNAILNYITGHQ; from the exons ATGGGCAAGCCCTCGGTGCCAAGGAGAGAGCACAGGGTGGAGGAGGTCATCGAGCCGGTGGCCCCGGCCGGGAACAACGATTTGCAG ATCTCTCAGCTGTACAAGTCCTCAGTGCGGATGAAAGACCCTCGCAGAGTGGTGGAGATCATTGAGTCCATGCGACTCGCTGGGAGTAGCACTTTACAG GTAATTTCAGACTTTGACATGACCCTCACTAGGTTTGCATGCAATGGAACACGATGTCCCACCTGTCACA ATATCCTGGACAACAGCGCGCTCATCAGTGGAGATTGTAAAAAAATG CTGAGAGAGCTGCTGGACAAGTATTATCCAATAGAGTTTGATGCATCACTTACAGTGGAGGAAAAGGTGCCGCACATGGTGGATTG gtggaCCAAAGCCCACAAACTGCTAATCGAACAGAAGATACAGAAGGACTTGCTAGCCAGAGCCGTAAAGGATTCCAATGCCATGCTCAG GGATGACTATAAGTTGTTCTTTGACCACCTGCTGGAGGATGACATCCCCCTGGTGATCTTCTCTGCTGGGATTGGAGATGTCCTTGAAGAAGTCATCAGGCAGGCTGGTGTCTTTCACTCCAACATCATGGTGTTCTCCAACTACATGGACTTTGATGCGATG GGCACCCTGCAGGCCTTCAAAGGGAAGCTGATCCACACCTTCAACAAGAACGGGCTCACGCTGGTCGAGTCGAGCCACTTCCCGAGGCTGCGTGACCGACACAATGTACTGCTGCTGGGGGACTCTCTGGGGGACCTCAACATGGTCGACGGGCTGCCGGACACGGACAATATCCTGAAGATTGGCTTCCTCAATGATAAA GTGGAGGAATGGAGGGAGCCCTACATGAACAGTTACGACATAGTGCTGGAGAAGGACGAGACCATGGATGTGCCCAACGCCATATTGAATTACATCACAGGTCACCAGTGA
- the LOC125717659 gene encoding peptidyl-prolyl cis-trans isomerase FKBP10-like isoform X2, protein MEAQFAVVFLCVAAAHVGCIPSPLGDVVIERRYIPRTCPREVETEDYVRYHYNGTFPDGKKFDSSYDRGPPLTAQVGLGRLITGIDRGMLGMCVNERRRVTIPPHLAYGSLGAGKVIPPDATLLFDLILLDVWNLQDKVEMRTLSKPKSCRRAVEVSDFIRYHYNGTLLDGTPFDSSYRRKQTYDTYVGQGDLIKGLDEGLLGMCVGEWRTVIIPPFLAYGEQGYGNMIPPQATLVFDVLLVDVHHPSDDVVVDEQVLPVSCSRKAAIGDFIRYHYNGTFLDGTAFDSSYQRNSTYNTYIGMGYVIRGMDKALQGVCMGERRRITMPPHLAYGENGSDLVPSSAVLVFHIHVIDFHNPNDRVDITVTYKPDVCGVTSTANDLIQYHYNCSLLDGTLVYSSYHYERLQETLLGANRVIAGLDEGLRGMCVGEKRLVIVPPHLAHGDHEAHGIPASAVLQFELELIGLQKGVPKGYLFYWLEDPPEPLFQAMDLNKDKEIPLEEFSEFIKVQAANGRGRLCPGQDPDAIIKDMFDNQDRNRDGKIVVEELELTEEVDNGKIQHGEL, encoded by the exons ATGGAGGCGCAGTTTGCTGTAGTTTTTCTCTGCGTTGCCGCAGCGCACGTAGGGTGCATCCCGAGCCCGTTAGGGGACGTGGTCATCGAGCGTCGTTACATACCCAGGACATGCCCCAGAGAAGTAGAAACTGAAGACTATGTTCGTTATCACTATAACGGAACCTTCCCGGATGGAAAGAAGTTCGACTCGAG TTATGACCGTGGACCACCGCTGACGGCCCAGGTGGGACTGGGGAGGCTGATCACAGGAATCGACCGGGGAATGCTGGGCATGTGTGTCAATGAGCGCAGGAGAGTGACCATCCCTCCCCATCTGGCCTATGGGAGCCTGGGGGCAG GGAAGGTGATTCCACCCGACGCCACCCTGCTGTTCGACCTCATCCTGCTGGACGTCTGGAACTTGCAGGACAAGGTGGAGATGCGCACATTGAGCAAGCCCAAGAGCTGCCGGCGTGCTGTGGAGGTCTCTGACTTCATCCGCTACCACTACAATGGTACGCTGCTGGACGGCACCCCCTTCGATTCCAG CTACAGAAGGAAGCAGACGTATGACACCTACGTCGGGCAGGGCGATCTAATCAAGGGGCTGGACGAGGGCCTACTGGGCATGTGCGTGGGAGAGTGGAGGACTGTCATTATCCCTCCTTTTCTGGCCTACGGAGAACAGGGATAcg GCAATATGATACCCCCCCAGGCCACCCTGGTGTTCGACGTTCTGCTGGTGGATGTGCACCACCCCAGCGATGATGTTGTCGTGGATGAGCAGGTGCTGCCCGTATCTTGCTCCCGCAAGGCAGCCATCGGTGACTTCATCCGCTACCACTACAACGGCACCTTCCTGGACGGCACCGCCTTCGACTCCAG CTACCAGCGCAACAGCACCTACAACACCTACATCGGCATGGGCTATGTGATCCGGGGCATGGACAAGGCTCTGCAGGGGGTGTGCATGGGCGAGCGGCGGCGAATCACTATGCCTCCTCATCTGGCTTATGGAGAAAACGGCTCCG ACCTCGTCCCTAGCTCAGCTGTTCTCGTCTTCCACATTCACGTCATTGATTTCCACAACCCCAATGACCGTGTGGACATCACAGTGACGTACAAGCCCGATGTGTGTGGCGTGACGAGTACTGCCAACGACCTGATCCAGTACCACTACAACTGCTCGCTGCTGGACGGCACGCTGGTCTACTCCTC GTACCACTATGAGCGACTTCAGGAGACCCTCCTGGGGGCTAACAGGGTGATTGCGGGGCTAGACGAGGGCCTGCGTGGCATGTGTGTGGGCGAGAAGAGACTGGTTATCGTACCCCCGCACCTCGCCCATGGTGATCATGAAG CACACGGTATACCAGCTAGTGCGGTGCTCCAATTTGAGCTGGAATTGATAGGCCTACAGAAGGGGGTGCCAAAGGGCTACTTGTTTTATTGGCTAGAGGACCCACCAGAGCCTCTCTTCCAGGCAATGGATTTGAACAAGGATAAGGAGATTCCCCTGGAAGAA TTCTCAGAATTCATCAAGGTGCAGGCAGCAAACGGTAGGGGTCGTCTGTGTCCTGGCCAGGACCCAGACGCCATCATCAAAGACATGTTCGATAACCAGGACCGCAACAGGGACGGCAAGATAGTGGTGGAAGAACTGGAGCTGACAGAGGAGGTGGACAATGGGAAAATCCAACACGGGGAACTCTGA
- the LOC125717659 gene encoding peptidyl-prolyl cis-trans isomerase FKBP10-like isoform X1 encodes MEAQFAVVFLCVAAAHVGCIPSPLGDVVIERRYIPRTCPREVETEDYVRYHYNGTFPDGKKFDSSYDRGPPLTAQVGLGRLITGIDRGMLGMCVNERRRVTIPPHLAYGSLGAGKVIPPDATLLFDLILLDVWNLQDKVEMRTLSKPKSCRRAVEVSDFIRYHYNGTLLDGTPFDSSYRRKQTYDTYVGQGDLIKGLDEGLLGMCVGEWRTVIIPPFLAYGEQGYGNMIPPQATLVFDVLLVDVHHPSDDVVVDEQVLPVSCSRKAAIGDFIRYHYNGTFLDGTAFDSSYQRNSTYNTYIGMGYVIRGMDKALQGVCMGERRRITMPPHLAYGENGSVDLVPSSAVLVFHIHVIDFHNPNDRVDITVTYKPDVCGVTSTANDLIQYHYNCSLLDGTLVYSSYHYERLQETLLGANRVIAGLDEGLRGMCVGEKRLVIVPPHLAHGDHEAHGIPASAVLQFELELIGLQKGVPKGYLFYWLEDPPEPLFQAMDLNKDKEIPLEEFSEFIKVQAANGRGRLCPGQDPDAIIKDMFDNQDRNRDGKIVVEELELTEEVDNGKIQHGEL; translated from the exons ATGGAGGCGCAGTTTGCTGTAGTTTTTCTCTGCGTTGCCGCAGCGCACGTAGGGTGCATCCCGAGCCCGTTAGGGGACGTGGTCATCGAGCGTCGTTACATACCCAGGACATGCCCCAGAGAAGTAGAAACTGAAGACTATGTTCGTTATCACTATAACGGAACCTTCCCGGATGGAAAGAAGTTCGACTCGAG TTATGACCGTGGACCACCGCTGACGGCCCAGGTGGGACTGGGGAGGCTGATCACAGGAATCGACCGGGGAATGCTGGGCATGTGTGTCAATGAGCGCAGGAGAGTGACCATCCCTCCCCATCTGGCCTATGGGAGCCTGGGGGCAG GGAAGGTGATTCCACCCGACGCCACCCTGCTGTTCGACCTCATCCTGCTGGACGTCTGGAACTTGCAGGACAAGGTGGAGATGCGCACATTGAGCAAGCCCAAGAGCTGCCGGCGTGCTGTGGAGGTCTCTGACTTCATCCGCTACCACTACAATGGTACGCTGCTGGACGGCACCCCCTTCGATTCCAG CTACAGAAGGAAGCAGACGTATGACACCTACGTCGGGCAGGGCGATCTAATCAAGGGGCTGGACGAGGGCCTACTGGGCATGTGCGTGGGAGAGTGGAGGACTGTCATTATCCCTCCTTTTCTGGCCTACGGAGAACAGGGATAcg GCAATATGATACCCCCCCAGGCCACCCTGGTGTTCGACGTTCTGCTGGTGGATGTGCACCACCCCAGCGATGATGTTGTCGTGGATGAGCAGGTGCTGCCCGTATCTTGCTCCCGCAAGGCAGCCATCGGTGACTTCATCCGCTACCACTACAACGGCACCTTCCTGGACGGCACCGCCTTCGACTCCAG CTACCAGCGCAACAGCACCTACAACACCTACATCGGCATGGGCTATGTGATCCGGGGCATGGACAAGGCTCTGCAGGGGGTGTGCATGGGCGAGCGGCGGCGAATCACTATGCCTCCTCATCTGGCTTATGGAGAAAACGGCTCCG TAGACCTCGTCCCTAGCTCAGCTGTTCTCGTCTTCCACATTCACGTCATTGATTTCCACAACCCCAATGACCGTGTGGACATCACAGTGACGTACAAGCCCGATGTGTGTGGCGTGACGAGTACTGCCAACGACCTGATCCAGTACCACTACAACTGCTCGCTGCTGGACGGCACGCTGGTCTACTCCTC GTACCACTATGAGCGACTTCAGGAGACCCTCCTGGGGGCTAACAGGGTGATTGCGGGGCTAGACGAGGGCCTGCGTGGCATGTGTGTGGGCGAGAAGAGACTGGTTATCGTACCCCCGCACCTCGCCCATGGTGATCATGAAG CACACGGTATACCAGCTAGTGCGGTGCTCCAATTTGAGCTGGAATTGATAGGCCTACAGAAGGGGGTGCCAAAGGGCTACTTGTTTTATTGGCTAGAGGACCCACCAGAGCCTCTCTTCCAGGCAATGGATTTGAACAAGGATAAGGAGATTCCCCTGGAAGAA TTCTCAGAATTCATCAAGGTGCAGGCAGCAAACGGTAGGGGTCGTCTGTGTCCTGGCCAGGACCCAGACGCCATCATCAAAGACATGTTCGATAACCAGGACCGCAACAGGGACGGCAAGATAGTGGTGGAAGAACTGGAGCTGACAGAGGAGGTGGACAATGGGAAAATCCAACACGGGGAACTCTGA
- the LOC125717659 gene encoding peptidyl-prolyl cis-trans isomerase FKBP10-like isoform X3 produces the protein MEAQFAVVFLCVAAAHVGCIPSPLGDVVIERRYIPRTCPREVETEDYVRYHYNGTFPDGKKFDSSYDRGPPLTAQVGLGRLITGIDRGMLGMCVNERRRVTIPPHLAYGSLGAGKVIPPDATLLFDLILLDVWNLQDKVEMRTLSKPKSCRRAVEVSDFIRYHYNGTLLDGTPFDSSYRRKQTYDTYVGQGDLIKGLDEGLLGMCVGEWRTVIIPPFLAYGEQGYGNMIPPQATLVFDVLLVDVHHPSDDVVVDEQVLPVSCSRKAAIGDFIRYHYNGTFLDGTAFDSSYQRNSTYNTYIGMGYVIRGMDKALQGVCMGERRRITMPPHLAYGENGSVDLVPSSAVLVFHIHVIDFHNPNDRVDITVTYKPDVCGVTSTANDLIQYHYNCSLLDGTLVYSSYHYERLQETLLGANRVIAGLDEGLRGMCVGEKRLVIVPPHLAHGDHEGNGFEQG, from the exons ATGGAGGCGCAGTTTGCTGTAGTTTTTCTCTGCGTTGCCGCAGCGCACGTAGGGTGCATCCCGAGCCCGTTAGGGGACGTGGTCATCGAGCGTCGTTACATACCCAGGACATGCCCCAGAGAAGTAGAAACTGAAGACTATGTTCGTTATCACTATAACGGAACCTTCCCGGATGGAAAGAAGTTCGACTCGAG TTATGACCGTGGACCACCGCTGACGGCCCAGGTGGGACTGGGGAGGCTGATCACAGGAATCGACCGGGGAATGCTGGGCATGTGTGTCAATGAGCGCAGGAGAGTGACCATCCCTCCCCATCTGGCCTATGGGAGCCTGGGGGCAG GGAAGGTGATTCCACCCGACGCCACCCTGCTGTTCGACCTCATCCTGCTGGACGTCTGGAACTTGCAGGACAAGGTGGAGATGCGCACATTGAGCAAGCCCAAGAGCTGCCGGCGTGCTGTGGAGGTCTCTGACTTCATCCGCTACCACTACAATGGTACGCTGCTGGACGGCACCCCCTTCGATTCCAG CTACAGAAGGAAGCAGACGTATGACACCTACGTCGGGCAGGGCGATCTAATCAAGGGGCTGGACGAGGGCCTACTGGGCATGTGCGTGGGAGAGTGGAGGACTGTCATTATCCCTCCTTTTCTGGCCTACGGAGAACAGGGATAcg GCAATATGATACCCCCCCAGGCCACCCTGGTGTTCGACGTTCTGCTGGTGGATGTGCACCACCCCAGCGATGATGTTGTCGTGGATGAGCAGGTGCTGCCCGTATCTTGCTCCCGCAAGGCAGCCATCGGTGACTTCATCCGCTACCACTACAACGGCACCTTCCTGGACGGCACCGCCTTCGACTCCAG CTACCAGCGCAACAGCACCTACAACACCTACATCGGCATGGGCTATGTGATCCGGGGCATGGACAAGGCTCTGCAGGGGGTGTGCATGGGCGAGCGGCGGCGAATCACTATGCCTCCTCATCTGGCTTATGGAGAAAACGGCTCCG TAGACCTCGTCCCTAGCTCAGCTGTTCTCGTCTTCCACATTCACGTCATTGATTTCCACAACCCCAATGACCGTGTGGACATCACAGTGACGTACAAGCCCGATGTGTGTGGCGTGACGAGTACTGCCAACGACCTGATCCAGTACCACTACAACTGCTCGCTGCTGGACGGCACGCTGGTCTACTCCTC GTACCACTATGAGCGACTTCAGGAGACCCTCCTGGGGGCTAACAGGGTGATTGCGGGGCTAGACGAGGGCCTGCGTGGCATGTGTGTGGGCGAGAAGAGACTGGTTATCGTACCCCCGCACCTCGCCCATGGTGATCATGAAG GCAATGGATTTGAACAAGGATAA